The genomic window GTCATATTCTCTTGCCTTCCATGTAAGATAGAATGGGTCAATGGGGATACAGTGTCCTCCAAGCCCAGGGCCAGGATAGAATGCCTGAAAACCAAAAAGCTTTGTAGCTGCTGCCTCTATAACCTCCCAGATATCGATTTTCATCCTCTCGCAGAGCATTTTAAGCTCGTTTACAAGGGCAATGTTTACTACCCTATAGATATTCTCAAGGAGCTTTGTTGCCTCTGCGACCTTTGTCGATGAAACAGGTATTGTCTTAACCACTATAGAATCATAGAGGGCTCTTGCAACGGAAAGACATCTTTCTGTATAGCCACCAACAACTTTTGGAATTGTTCTCGCCGTATAATCCTTATTGGCAGGGTCTTCCCTTTCAGGTGAGTAGGCGAGATAGAAATCCTCTCCCGCCTTTAGCCCTGTTCCCTCAAGTATCTCCCTTATGTCTTCATCTGTTGTTCCTGGATAAGTGGTGGATTCAAGAACAATTAATTGACCTTTACGGAGGTGTTGGGCAATGGTTTTAGTGGTATTGAACACATAGGACATATCTGGTTCACGATTCTTATTGAGTGGCGTCGGAACACAGATGATTATGCACTCCATGGCCGAGAGGTAACTAAAGTCGGTTGTCGGTGTAAACAGTGAACGGTGAGAGGTGAGCGTTGAAGAACTGATATGCTTTATATAGCTTTTACCCTCCCTTAATAACCTGACCTTTTCATCATCTACATCAAATCCAGCTACCCGAAAACCTGCCTTTAAGAACTCTATAACCAATGGTAATCCCACATAACCAACCCCAATAACACCTATATTAGCCTTTTT from Syntrophales bacterium includes these protein-coding regions:
- a CDS encoding nucleotide sugar dehydrogenase, with protein sequence MELLEKIKSKKANIGVIGVGYVGLPLVIEFLKAGFRVAGFDVDDEKVRLLREGKSYIKHISSSTLTSHRSLFTPTTDFSYLSAMECIIICVPTPLNKNREPDMSYVFNTTKTIAQHLRKGQLIVLESTTYPGTTDEDIREILEGTGLKAGEDFYLAYSPEREDPANKDYTARTIPKVVGGYTERCLSVARALYDSIVVKTIPVSSTKVAEATKLLENIYRVVNIALVNELKMLCERMKIDIWEVIEAAATKLFGFQAFYPGPGLGGHCIPIDPFYLTWKAREYDFSTKFIELAGEINTNMPYYVVQKTIEALNERGKGLNPWSCV